In one Culex quinquefasciatus strain JHB chromosome 2, VPISU_Cqui_1.0_pri_paternal, whole genome shotgun sequence genomic region, the following are encoded:
- the LOC6034822 gene encoding adult cuticle protein 1, producing the protein MKCIAAFVLVAIAVAEASYIPYTHQGYAVAPAVTYAGHYGGPTVVQSNDYHHGWAAAPIVSAFNNHWNVPAAVTYNSGHYYDNYHHGHSAAVIAAPIQHSATYVAANRGAVHKAPLAGHVVNQKSLNLAPAPGTW; encoded by the exons ATGAAG TGCATCGCAGCTTTTGTCCTGGTGGCCATTGCCGTCGCCGAAGCTTCCTACATTCCGTACACCCACCAGGGATACGCCGTGGCTCCAGCAGTGACCTACGCCGGTCATTACGGTGGACCAACTGTTGTTCAGTCCAACGACTACCACCACGGATGGGCTGCGGCACCAATTGTCTCGGCCTTCAACAACCACTGGAATGTCCCAGCTGCCGTGACTTACAACTCTGGCCACTACTACGATAACTACCATCATGGACACTCCGCTGCCGTGATCGCTGCCCCAATTCAGCACTCGGCCACGTACGTCGCCGCCAACCGTGGAGCTGTCCACAAGGCCCCACTCGCCGGACATGTCGTCAACCAGAAGTCGCTGAACCTGGCCCCGGCTCCGGGAACCTGGTAA
- the LOC6034821 gene encoding adult cuticle protein 1 — protein sequence MKCIAAVVLVALAVAEASYIPYAHQGYAVAPAVTYAGHYGGPTVVQSNDPHSWAYASAVHNAYQAPIVSAYNNHWNVPAAVTYNSGHYYDNYHHGHSAAVIAAPVQHSATYVAANRGAVHKAPLAGHAVNQKSLNLAPAPGTW from the exons ATGAAG TGCATCGCAGCTGTTGTCCTGGTGGCCCTTGCCGTCGCCGAAGCTTCCTACATCCCGTACGCCCACCAGGGATACGCCGTAGCTCCAGCAGTGACCTACGCCGGCCATTACGGAGGACCAACCGTCGTCCAGTCCAACGACCCTCACAGCTGGGCATACGCCTCGGCCGTCCACAATGCCTACCAAGCCCCAATTGTCTCGGCCTACAACAACCACTGGAACGTCCCAGCTGCCGTGACCTACAACTCTGGCCACTACTACGATAACTACCATCATGGACACTCCGCTGCCGTGATCGCTGCCCCAGTTCAGCACTCGGCCACGTACGTCGCCGCCAACCGTGGAGCAGTCCACAAGGCCCCACTCGCCGGACATGCCGTCAACCAGAAGTCGCTGAACCTGGCCCCGGCTCCGGGAACCTGGTGA
- the LOC6034820 gene encoding adult cuticle protein 1 — protein MKCIAAVILVALAVAEASYIPYAHQGYAAAPAATYAGHYGGPTVVQSNDPHSWAYASAVHNAYQAPIVSAYNNHWNVPAAVTYNSGHYYDNYHHGHSAAVIAAPVQHSATYVAANRGAVHKAPLVGHAINQKSLNLAPAPGTL, from the exons aTGAAG TGCATCGCAGCTGTTATCCTGGTGGCCCTTGCCGTCGCCGAAGCTTCCTACATCCCGTACGCCCACCAGGGATACGCCGCAGCTCCAGCAGCGACCTACGCCGGCCATTACGGTGGACCAACCGTCGTCCAGTCCAACGACCCTCACAGCTGGGCCTATGCATCGGCCGTCCACAATGCCTACCAAGCCCCAATTGTCTCCGCCTACAACAACCACTGGAACGTCCCGGCGGCCGTGACCTACAACTCTGGCCACTACTACGATAACTACCATCATGGACACTCCGCTGCCGTGATCGCTGCCCCAGTTCAGCACTCGGCCACGTACGTCGCCGCCAACCGTGGAGCAGTTCACAAGGCACCACTCGTCGGACATGCCATCAACCAGAAGTCACTGAACCTGGCTCCAGCTCCAGGAACTCTGTAA
- the LOC6034819 gene encoding adult cuticle protein 1, whose amino-acid sequence MKCIAAVVLVALAVAEASYIPYAHQGYGVSPAVTYVGHYGGPTVVQSNDYHHGWAAAPIVSAYNNHWNVPAAVTYNSGHYYDNYHHGHSAAVIAAPVQHSATYVAANRGAVHKAPLAGHAVNQKSLNLAPAPGTW is encoded by the exons ATGAAG TGCATCGCAGCAGTTGTCCTGGTGGCCCTTGCCGTCGCCGAAGCATCCTACATCCCGTACGCCCACCAGGGATACGGCGTATCCCCGGCAGTGACCTACGTCGGTCATTACGGTGGACCGACTGTTGTTCAGTCCAACGACTACCACCACGGATGGGCTGCGGCTCCAATTGTCTCGGCCTACAACAACCACTGGAATGTCCCAGCTGCCGTGACCTACAACTCTGGCCACTACTACGATAACTACCATCATGGACACTCCGCTGCCGTGATCGCTGCCCCAGTTCAGCACTCGGCCACGTACGTCGCCGCCAACCGTGGAGCTGTCCACAAGGCACCACTCGCCGGACATGCCGTCAACCAGAAGTCGCTGAACCTGGCCCCGGCTCCGGGAACTTGGTAA
- the LOC6034818 gene encoding adult cuticle protein 1, with translation MKCIAAVVLVALAVAEASYIPYPHQGYAVAPAVTYAGHYGGPTVVQSNDPHSWAYASAVHNAYQVPIVSAYNNHWNVPAAVTYNSGHYYDNYHHGHSAAVIAAPVQHSATYVAANRGAVHKAPLAGHAVNQKSLNLAPAPGTL, from the exons ATGAAG TGCATCGCAGCAGTTGTCCTGGTGGCCCTTGCCGTCGCCGAAGCTTCCTACATCCCGTACCCCCACCAGGGATACGCCGTAGCCCCGGCAGTGACCTACGCCGGCCATTACGGAGGACCAACAGTCGTCCAGTCCAACGACCCTCACAGCTGGGCCTACGCCTCAGCCGTCCACAATGCCTACCAAGTCCCAATTGTCTCCGCCTACAACAACCACTGGAACGTCCCGGCGGCCGTGACCTACAACTCTGGCCACTACTACGATAACTACCATCATGGACACTCCGCTGCCGTGATCGCTGCCCCAGTTCAGCACTCGGCCACGTACGTCGCCGCCAACCGTGGAGCTGTTCACAAGGCACCACTCGCCGGACATGCCGTCAACCAGAAGTCGCTGAATCTGGCCCCGGCTCCGGGAACGCTGTAG
- the LOC6034817 gene encoding adult cuticle protein 1: MKCIAAFVLVVLAVAEASYIPYAHQGYAVAPAVTYASHYGGPTVVQSNDPHSWAYASAVHNAYQAPIVSAYNNHWNVPATVTYNSGHYYDNYHHGHSVAVIAAPVQHSATYVAANRGAVHKAPLAGHAVNQKSLNLAPAPGTL; the protein is encoded by the exons ATGAAG TGCATCGCAGCTTTTGTCCTGGTGGTCCTTGCCGTCGCCGAAGCTTCCTACATCCCGTACGCCCACCAGGGATACGCCGTAGCCCCGGCAGTGACCTACGCCAGCCATTACGGTGGACCAACCGTCGTCCAGTCCAACGATCCTCACAGCTGGGCCTATGCCTCAGCCGTCCACAATGCCTACCAAGCCCCAATTGTCTCGGCCTACAACAACCACTGGAACGTCCCGGCGACCGTGACTTACAACTCTGGCCACTACTACGACAACTACCATCATGGACACTCCGTTGCCGTGATCGCTGCCCCAGTTCAGCACTCGGCCACGTACGTCGCCGCCAACCGTGGAGCTGTCCACAAGGCACCACTCGCCGGACATGCCGTCAACCAGAAGTCGCTGAATCTGGCTCCGGCTCCGGGAACTCTGTAA